In Desulfonatronum sp. SC1, one DNA window encodes the following:
- a CDS encoding PilZ domain-containing protein: MLTEEEKRAHVRLTKPFEVKIRPFAFPLQRQPTSEVHSADISEGGLRIHCARRFNVGDKLQVTIFIPSLNKHHPGFFKVFESDVDQSLTAVAEVVRVQEVTPLRDYALGLKFLDIYEDDWQALRTLILKELRKQQDTA; the protein is encoded by the coding sequence ATGCTTACTGAAGAAGAAAAACGAGCCCATGTCCGGCTGACCAAGCCATTTGAGGTAAAAATCAGGCCCTTCGCTTTTCCCCTGCAACGTCAGCCCACATCCGAGGTCCACTCCGCGGACATCAGCGAAGGCGGACTGCGGATACATTGCGCCAGACGATTCAACGTCGGGGATAAGTTGCAAGTGACCATTTTCATCCCCAGCCTGAACAAGCACCACCCAGGCTTCTTCAAGGTGTTCGAAAGCGATGTGGACCAATCCTTGACCGCGGTGGCCGAGGTGGTCAGGGTTCAAGAGGTGACCCCCCTGCGTGATTACGCCTTGGGATTGAAATTTTTGGACATCTACGAGGATGACTGGCAGGCGTTGCGTACGCTGATCCTCAAGGAACTGCGCAAACAACAGGATACCGCGTGA
- a CDS encoding protein-glutamate O-methyltransferase CheR, which yields MSAAETEGIKDADFLQLRDFIYAQSGIFIPDNRKYLLEKRLSNRVKNLNLKNYGEYLHFLKYDSGRRQELPRLFEVITTNETSFYRNPPQLNVFQNIVLPQILERLRKKGKHGLHIWSAGCSTGEEPYTLAIILHEVLNSELASWNIRITANDLSEAVLRTARQGIYSDYALRTTPKDIVRKYFIEEAGRFRVRQELKNMITFGQLNLNDRSQVKLVPRSEVAFCRNVIIYFDDAMKKRVISAFYDNLVPEGLLFIGHSESLHHVSRAWQPKHYPGSIVYYKEA from the coding sequence ATGAGCGCCGCTGAAACGGAGGGCATCAAAGATGCCGATTTTTTGCAGCTCCGAGATTTTATTTACGCGCAAAGCGGTATTTTTATTCCGGACAACCGGAAATATCTTCTGGAAAAAAGGCTTTCCAATCGCGTCAAAAATCTGAACTTAAAGAACTACGGAGAGTATCTCCATTTTTTGAAATATGACAGCGGACGCCGTCAGGAACTTCCCAGACTGTTCGAGGTCATCACAACCAATGAAACCAGCTTTTATCGCAATCCGCCCCAACTGAACGTCTTCCAGAACATCGTTCTGCCGCAGATACTGGAGCGACTTCGCAAGAAAGGAAAACACGGCCTGCACATCTGGTCCGCGGGCTGCTCCACTGGTGAAGAGCCGTACACCCTGGCCATTATTCTTCATGAGGTACTCAATTCTGAGCTTGCCTCCTGGAACATCCGAATTACGGCCAATGATTTGTCTGAAGCCGTCCTGCGAACCGCGCGTCAAGGCATCTATTCTGACTACGCTCTGCGCACCACTCCCAAGGATATCGTCAGAAAATATTTCATCGAGGAAGCCGGACGGTTCAGGGTTCGTCAGGAATTGAAAAACATGATCACCTTCGGCCAACTCAACCTGAACGATCGCAGTCAAGTAAAGCTGGTACCGCGCTCGGAGGTCGCTTTCTGCCGCAACGTCATCATCTACTTTGACGACGCAATGAAAAAACGGGTAATAAGTGCTTTCTACGACAATCTGGTTCCGGAAGGCCTGCTGTTCATCGGCCACTCCGAATCCCTGCACCATGTTTCCAGAGCCTGGCAACCCAAACACTACCCCGGAAGCATTGTCTATTACAAGGAAGCATGA
- a CDS encoding chemotaxis protein CheW, whose amino-acid sequence MKTLEQYFKDQPLLPEDLAVPRDGEELTSAEQAFLRKYLGFGSPSSDQGPAIQTVNPEQVMSGPAPQAAVARRDAGTTDPRGTSLGSDPAELQKNLREQPELQLIGFRLADQDYALPIEVIQEVIRTVEATKLPSAPTFLSGVVNLRGRVTPLISLRNLLRLTPGEDQFIIVCRHGGLQVGLQIQAVSTMHRVKQERIDWAVESLLGVQNEMICGLIRSENKRLISILSLDHLVQSLVKS is encoded by the coding sequence ATGAAAACGCTTGAGCAGTATTTCAAGGACCAGCCGCTATTGCCCGAAGACCTCGCGGTCCCTCGGGACGGCGAGGAGCTGACCAGCGCGGAACAGGCTTTTTTGAGAAAATATCTCGGTTTTGGGAGCCCTTCCTCTGACCAGGGCCCAGCGATCCAGACCGTCAATCCGGAGCAGGTCATGTCCGGTCCCGCGCCTCAAGCCGCCGTCGCCCGGAGAGACGCGGGTACGACGGATCCGCGCGGTACGTCATTGGGCTCGGACCCGGCGGAACTGCAAAAAAACTTGCGCGAACAGCCCGAGCTGCAACTGATCGGCTTTCGCTTGGCGGACCAGGATTACGCTCTGCCCATTGAAGTGATCCAGGAAGTCATCCGAACCGTGGAAGCAACCAAGCTGCCCTCCGCGCCGACGTTTCTTTCCGGCGTGGTCAATTTGCGAGGCCGGGTCACGCCCCTGATTTCTTTGCGCAACCTGCTCCGGCTGACTCCCGGCGAAGATCAGTTCATCATCGTCTGCCGTCACGGCGGCTTGCAGGTCGGCTTGCAAATCCAGGCCGTATCCACCATGCACCGAGTCAAGCAGGAGCGCATCGACTGGGCGGTGGAATCCTTGCTGGGCGTACAAAACGAGATGATTTGCGGTTTGATTCGTTCCGAGAATAAGCGTTTGATCAGCATTCTCTCACTTGACCACCTTGTTCAATCCTTGGTGAAATCATGA
- a CDS encoding ParA family protein, giving the protein MKTTVLAVANQKGGVGKTTTALSLGAALGEMGRRVLIMDLDPHACASIHLGFYPEEKRTTLYELFLEEAPAKRANLLDAMIAPSEEAGFDVAPSHIRLSELEMDLRDRAGKGAILKQCMDHLDSRYDYVILDCPPHVGILLINALVACNLVIIPMQTDFLALHGVRLIFATMKTLNKALPKPIDFRILATMFDRRAGACQRVLRLLRQKAASKVFETIIPMDTKFREASGLGKTILGVAPSSRGAQAYRQLARELTAHENA; this is encoded by the coding sequence GTGAAAACGACGGTCCTGGCCGTGGCCAACCAGAAAGGCGGAGTCGGCAAGACCACCACCGCCCTGAGTCTCGGCGCCGCGCTCGGCGAAATGGGTCGTCGCGTTCTGATCATGGATCTGGACCCCCACGCCTGCGCCAGCATTCACCTGGGCTTCTATCCCGAAGAAAAGCGTACGACTCTCTACGAACTGTTTCTTGAAGAAGCCCCCGCCAAGCGAGCCAATCTTCTGGACGCGATGATCGCACCCTCCGAAGAAGCCGGATTCGACGTCGCTCCCAGCCACATCAGGCTCTCCGAGTTGGAGATGGATCTCCGGGACCGGGCGGGCAAAGGAGCGATACTCAAACAATGCATGGATCACCTGGATAGCAGGTATGACTACGTGATTCTGGACTGTCCGCCTCATGTCGGTATATTGCTGATCAACGCCCTCGTGGCCTGCAACCTGGTGATCATCCCCATGCAGACGGATTTTTTGGCCCTGCACGGCGTACGCCTGATCTTCGCGACCATGAAGACCCTGAATAAAGCCTTGCCCAAACCCATCGACTTTCGGATTTTAGCCACCATGTTCGACCGCCGCGCCGGCGCTTGTCAGCGGGTATTGCGCCTGTTGCGCCAAAAAGCGGCCTCCAAGGTGTTCGAGACCATCATCCCCATGGACACCAAATTTCGGGAAGCCAGCGGCCTGGGAAAAACCATCCTGGGCGTGGCCCCATCTTCCAGGGGGGCGCAAGCCTACCGACAACTGGCCAGGGAGTTGACCGCCCATGAAAACGCTTGA